One genomic segment of Hordeum vulgare subsp. vulgare chromosome 2H, MorexV3_pseudomolecules_assembly, whole genome shotgun sequence includes these proteins:
- the LOC123429818 gene encoding probable leucine-rich repeat receptor-like protein kinase At1g68400, with product MLRYSPAFLFGALLVASTAEISPHLRLFKNLCSPRAARPAIKLIQSSSVGMASKMPRFRYCFSMFRFPLVILLFHLSTWLVHGEVANGGHCDLPFLLSFKAYNPNNVRALETWVGTDPCSGSWLGVRCSRGRVAGVFLDDASLVGSVAPLLGLTQIRVLAVRRNSLSGPLSPLDNSTSPRLRHLLVSHNNLSGGLNLSLPSLLTLRAERNGFHGGLQALCLPMLRKFNVSSNKLVGEIPASLSRFPSSSFGSNVDLCSKPLPRCIHAYNAVEDGTTSNGTTNVTQSPSAATNTTSGSPSSSSNGRFGQLGMTALVATGIGNAVLIAISLAISVALFIYMRRKLRPSKDDSKSSASLCFEEEDKMRNAEEKCQKSGALVCFDGGEELRLESLLKASAEVLGKGVSGSTYKAVLEDGIVAAVKRLSALQFPGRSKAFDRHMRLVGRLRHRHVVSLRGYCNSNGERLLVYDYLPNGSLQSLLQGNGGGGRTRSLDWATKKSILFGAAQGLNYIHTFPARPALVHGNVKPSNILLDERGAACVSEWGLTRYAASVQHSAPQPPELFLDRATAAVSSLGGWRGYAAPELTASGARATQESDVYSFGMVLLAVVTAKGAADGGEDEGEGEETMGMVKIGVLCTAEAPEERPRMAQVLTMMSEFM from the exons ATGCTGCGCTACTCCCCAGCTTTCCTTTTTGGAGCTCTGCTTGTCGCCTCTACAGCTGAGATCTCTCCACATTTGAGACTTTTCAAAAATCTCTGCTCTCCCCGCGCAGCACGGCCTGCTATAAAACTCATCCAATCTTCATCAGTCGGGATGGCATCCAAAATGCCTCGTTTCCGCTACTGCTTCTCCATGTTCCGGTTCCCCCTTGTGATCCTCCTCTTCCATCTTTCAACATGGCTTGTGCACGGTGAGGTCGCCAATGGCGGCCACTGTGACCTCCCTTTCCTGCTCTCCTTCAAGGCCTACAACCCCAACAACGTCAGGGCCCTGGAGACCTGGGTCGGCACCGACCCATGCTCCGGCTCGTGGCTCGGGGTCCGGTGCTCCCGGGGGAGGGTGGCGGGCGTCTTCTTGGACGACGCCTCACTGGTCGGCAGCGTGGCTCCCCTCCTCGGGCTCACCCAGATCAGGGTGCTCGCCGTCAGGAGGAACTCCCTGTCCGGCCCTCTCTCTCCGTTGGACAACTCCACGAGCCCAAGGTTGCGGCACCTGCTCGTCTCCCACAACAACCTCAGCGGCGGCCTCAACCTTTCGCTGCCTTCCCTCCTCACTCTGCGAGCAGAGCGCAACGGATTCCATGGCGGCTTGCAAGCGCTGTGCCTGCCGATGCTCAGAAAGTTCAACGTGTCTAGTAACAAGCTCGTCGGAGAGATCCCCGCCTCTCTGTCCAGATTCCCGAGCTCTTCTTTCGGCAGCAATGTCGATCTCTGTAGCAAGCCTCTTCCAAGGTGTATTCATGCTTACAATGCAGTGGAAGATGGTACTACCTCGAATGGTACCACCAATGTCACtcaatctcctagtgcagcaacaAACACAACTAGTGGCAGTCCGAGCTCTTCCAGTAATGGAAGATTCGGTCAGCTTGGCATGACCGCACTCGTGGCCACTGGCATTGGCAACGCGGTGCTCATAGCGATCTCGCTGGCCATCTCTGTGGCCTTGTTCATCTACATGAGAAGGAAGCTGAGGCCCTCTAAGGACGATTCCAAATCCAGTGCGTCTCTTTGCTTCGAGGAGGAAGACAAGATGAGGAATGCTGAAGAGAAGTGTCAGAAGAGCGGCGCGCTCGTCTGcttcgacggcggcgaggagctgaGGCTGGAGAGCCTCCTCAAGGCCTCGGCGGAGGTGCTCGGCAAGGGCGTGTCCGGGAGCAcgtacaaggcggtcctcgaggaCGGCATCGTGGCGGCCGTGAAGCGGCTCAGCGCCCTGCAGTTCCCCGGCCGGAGCAAGGCCTTCGACCGCCACATGCGGCTCGTCGGCAGGCTCCGGCACCGGCACGTCGTCAGCCTCAGGGGGTACTGCAACTCCAACGGCGAGCGGCTGCTCGTCTACGACTACCTCCCCAACGGCAGCCTCCAGTCCCTTCTGCAGGGCAACG GTGGAGGCGGCAGAACGAGGAGCTTGGACTGGGCGACGAAGAAGAGCATCCTGTTCGGCGCGGCACAGGGCCTCAACTACATCCACACGTTCCCGGCGCGGCCGGCGCTGGTGCACGGGAACGTGAAGCCGTCCAACATCCTCCTCGACGAGCGCGGCGCCGCGTGCGTCTCCGAGTGGGGGCTCACGCGCTACGCGGCCAGCGTCCAGCACTCCGCCCCGCAGCCTCCTGAGCTGTTCCTGGAccgggcgacggcggcggtgtCGAGCCTCGGCGGATGGCGCGGGTACGCGGCGCCGGAGCTGACGGCGTCGGGCGCGAGGGCGACGCAGGAGTCGGACGTGTACAGCTTCGGGATGGTGCTCCTGGCGGTGGTGACCGCCAAGGGCGCCGCGGACGGCGGCGAGGACGAGGGCGAAGGGGAGGAGACGATGGGGATGGTGAAGATCGGCGTGCTGTGCACTGCCGAGGCGCCAGAGGAGAGGCCCAGGATGGCGCAGGTGCTCACCATGATGAGCGAGTTCATGTAG